One region of Gigantopelta aegis isolate Gae_Host chromosome 7, Gae_host_genome, whole genome shotgun sequence genomic DNA includes:
- the LOC121377863 gene encoding uncharacterized protein LOC121377863, whose product MPPTRNNRKSTRPVEKVKAALHLIDLKHLSIRKAAKESGLSYVFLHRRLSGNTRIDSRSGPDPVFNSFEETAMSEWLCEMERRGMGLKPKEFLQFVHNIVKKEKRKNPFTNGHPGHKWYYSFMARNCNTVRIRTEVPLEACRSKLTREQVDNWYCRYRDFIIEKGLLESPSRIWNADETGFCMGSTPGKVIGPIKEKGSYHIPHVTGGSSKERLTALFCASADGRMMPPFLVYPAPKPQGCNPLTGGLNGSAIEYTKKGWMTADAFLKFINHFDKHAGPERPVLLLIDSVSSHVDMSVFQSAAEKGIEIYRLLPNATHLMQPLDRGVFGPLKLKWHQVVRKHYREHPGAKIGKLNFSEKLKEVYYEFYKPLTVINSFKVTGIYPIDSTKIGDDELKPAVVLDQKEMQPQSPPATEDYEDTMLTEDENSESDITIKPIEKIMHDSPRKYPIDVNVVICKDGVNRQKLVDYDDNDRSDDVMLSSYGASFFTESTLKCYDQDKKNSPAITDFLIYPKAQAGKPKLKSLLQTLPDNLTSDESIRKMALKDLEKTRSFAEREKKAKQVYVKNCEKQLKKQQVQQKRKKQGKQKVKTLQKKSEDEVLCIACEVSWVDDQENCHKWVGCHVYDGWIHEHCIPIDHDVSGLADEKSQFVCHLCL is encoded by the coding sequence ATGCCACCCACAAGAAACAACCGTAAATCAACCAGACCTGTTGAGAAGGTAAAAGCAGCTCTACATTTGATTGATTTAAAACATCTATCAATCCGTAAAGCAGCAAAAGAAAGTGGGTTGTCTTATGTTTTTTTACACAGGAGATTGTCTGGCAATACCAGAATTGATAGTAGAAGTGGTCCCGACCCAGTCTTCAACTCTTTTGAAGAGACGGCAATGTCAGAATGGCTTTGTGAAATGGAAAGACGAGGAATGGGTCTAAAGCCGAAGGAGTTTTTGCAGTTTGTGcacaatattgtaaaaaaggaaaaaaggaaaaaccCATTTACGAACGGACATCCAGGCCACAAATGGTATTATTCATTTATGGCACGAAATTGCAATACTGTCAGGATCAGGACAGAAGTACCACTGGAGGCATGTAGATCTAAACTGACTCGAGAGCAAGTTGACAACTGGTACTGTCGTTATAGAGATTTCATAATTGAGAAAGGCTTGCTGGAATCACCATCCAGAATCTGGAATGCAGATGAGACTGGATTTTGCATGGGAAGTACTCCTGGAAAAGTTATTGGACCCATAAAAGAGAAAGGCTCCTATCACATCCCACATGTCACTGGTGGTTCCAGCAAAGAACGGCTAACAGCACTCTTTTGTGCCAGTGCTGATGGAAGAATGATGCCCCCATTCTTAGTGTATCCAGCTCCAAAACCACAAGGATGTAATCCTTTAACTGGTGGTTTAAATGGCAGTGCCATTGAGTACACAAAAAAGGGATGGATGACTGCAGATGCATTTCTCAAATTCATCAATCACTTTGACAAGCATGCAGGTCCAGAAAGACCAGTCCTGCTGTTGATTGACAGCGTCAGCAGTCATGTTGACATGTCCGTTTTTCAGTCTGCAGCTGAAAAGGGTATAGAAATTTATAGACTTCTCCCCAATGCCACACATCTAATGCAGCCATTAGATAGAGGTGTATTCGGCCCTCTGAAATTGAAATGGCATCAGGTAGTAAGGAAACACTACAGAGAGCACCCTGGGGCAAAGATAGGGAAACTGAATTTTTCAGAGAAATTAAAAGAGGTATATTACGAATTTTATAAGCCACTCACTGTTATCAATAGTTTCAAAGTTACAGGGATCTACCCAATCGACAGTACAAAGATTGGTGATGATGAGCTGAAACCAGCTGTAGTCCTAGATCAAAAAGAAATGCAGCCACAATCACCACCAGCCACAGAAGATTATGAGGATACTATGTTGACAGAAGATGAAAATTCTGAATCAGACATTACCATCAAGCCAATAGAGAAAATTATGCATGACTCACCACGGAAATACCCAATAGACGTCAATGTTGTTATCTGCAAGGATGGGGTCAATCGTCAAAAGCTAGTGGACTACGACGACAATGACAGGTCTGATGACGTTATGCTAAGCAGTTATGGTGCCAGTTTTTTCACTGAAAGTACATTAAAATGTTAtgaccaagataaaaaaaattcaccagcAATTACAGATTTCCTCATTTATCCAAAGGCACAGGCAGGAAAACCGAAATTGAAAAGCCTATTGCAGACTTTACCCGACAATTTAACTTCTGACGAATCCATCAGAAAAATGGCTTTGAAAGATTTAGAGAAAACAAGATCTTTCgctgagagagagaaaaaagctaAGCAAGTTTATGTTAAGAATTGCgaaaaacaactgaaaaagCAGCAAGTACAGCAGAAAAGGAAAAAACAGGGGAAGCAGAAGGTGAAAACATTGCAGAAGAAATCAGAAGATGAAGTATTGTGTATTGCTTGTGAAGTATCTTGGGTAGACGATCAAGAAAATTGTCATAAATGGGTTGGATGTCATGTATATGATGGGTGGATCCATGAACATTGCATTCCAATTGATCATGATGTTTCTGGTTTGGCTGATGAAAAATCACAGTTTGTTTGCCATTTATGCTTGTAA